From the genome of Vitis riparia cultivar Riparia Gloire de Montpellier isolate 1030 chromosome 11, EGFV_Vit.rip_1.0, whole genome shotgun sequence:
ATGTGTGTGAGTGTGTGTTTATACTTATTATAACATGGGAATACATTTTGATTGAAAGAATACATGGTGCTTTGACTTCAGGATTCATTTGAACGAGCTAAAAAGTGGGTTCAAGAACTGCAAAGACAAGGTGACTGATTGGAATCTGcagattttattctttttatatttttgcttgGACTTGAGAAATTAGACACGGCTATTCTCATATAAGCTGAGGCTAAAACCTCAAACCTGTAATGtttagaattgattttattgttcttgtcTGATATACTTACATTTTAGCTATGAATTTTGTTTTCACAGAAGGCTTCTAATTACAAATCTCAACTGTGCATTCTTCTATCCAGTTTGAATGACTTCTTTTTTTGTTGGAGCTTCATGGTGATCTTATCTTCAGACAAacattcatttctatttttctttttgtttcttgagcATTTGACATTGATTCTGTCTAAAACCAATCAAGTGAGAACTACTTGGTATATTGTGGCATAGATCACCCTTAAACCTACACAATAAAGTTCCTGGTTTCATTTGTTGGTTTATATGAatcatattaaaatgaaatagcCTTCTCCTCTTCTGATTCCTTTACCTccctttttcttccttaatGTTTAGTTTGCAGCTCAGTGTTTAATCTGTAAAATCATCAATTCACTTACAGCAGGCCTTGTTCTGCTTTGATTAAGTTACCCTATTCCTAAATTTGTTCTCAATTGGTTTACTGAATGAATCCCATCTTCACCTCTCTTTAAATGTGTGGAGATCAATCTATCTTTGGTTTTGCTTCGATGAGGTACATATGCAACAATATATGAAAATGGAATTATGGCCATGGTGTTACTTTGTGTTTAGAAATTCCCAATTCTTAAGGTCCATTTcctatattcaaattttatttgattccCTCAGATTCTAAATCACtcataaatttttagttttgatttgatttttccaaACCAGACTTTATGCCAAAGTCCtgtcaatatattattatggCAATAGTTAGCAATTTACTCATGCTTCAACTAATTCTGCTTATTGATCAACATTTTATCTGGTttcatattttactatttaGGAAATCCAAATCTGTTAATGATTTTAGTGGCGAACAAAGCTGACTTGGAAACAAAGAGAGAGGTGGAGAATGAGGTATTTCTAGCTCAATGTTCTTTgtcattttatcttttatgttgTAATCCATATTCATAATCCACATCAGTGTAGTGAATGGCAATTTTAGTGAGCACCTGGGCATTTCTAGATGACTCTCACCAAGGCTTTGCAGTCAAGAATATTAAGGCAATTGCTCATATCTAACCCATGGTGCTAATTTGCCATTCCCTCAATTGGTAGGGAATGGGCTTCACCTGAAGAGAGAAATTCTCTTGGTGTTTGATTGGTTTCCAAATGTATGTGTTAGAATGCTTAAGCCACTTTAAATCATGTTCTTATATTGTACCCATCCACATGCCTAGATGCGTATGCATAAAATCAAGAACCTTGTGAAATGAAATAGGATGCCCTTATTTGTTGGAGAATTGATACAATCATGCCATCGAAAAAAGCAAAAATTGATAGCAATTACAGACTTGGATCTCATGAGGGAACCCTatgcctttttcttcttctttttatttttttcaaagaacaaAGAGTTCTtaacatctttattttttatgagcaacatttttttctatattggGAATTGAACCAAGACCTCCCAGATCTTCACTCCAAAATGAGAAGAATCTTCTGATGGATTTATTCATggatttttctctttgaatcttcAGAATATTTGTTGCTCACACCTGCTAGATGGAAACAAACATAAGATGCTGGCAAAACCTTGGGTGGTTTACTTGTTTACTGTGTCTTTCTAGACCTGGTCTTGAGCGACATAATAGTGATTGTTTATCAAATTATTCACATTGGTTTTTATTCTGAAGGTCCTGAAGAAGGTTGGATGAGCAACATATATGTTGTATCGGAATATTGAGATTTTGTTGATGAATTGGCTATATCTGAATCTATGGAGCATTGCCTTGAAAATTATTCCAACCtcccatttttaaaagtttcatttcAATGCTACTTTCAGATAACAATTTATTGTCTTTGTTACTTGcacacatcattttttttttgttctctgatAATAATGTTGAGAAAATGATTCTTAATTCCAcatgttcattttttatattctctgAGTTCAGTGGGATTACTGAAAATGAATTCAATGAACCCTCTTTCATATACTTGCTGCAGAAAGGTGAGCAATATGCTAAAGAAAATGGCTTGTTATTCTTTGAAACATCTGCAAAAACTGCACAGAATGTCAACGAGCTCTTTTATGAAATAGGTAATTTCATCTCTCACATTTTTAAACTATAGTATGCTTCCCATCCACTTGATTTCCCAGACAAAGGCTCATCATCATATCTGATGGAAGTTGCTGCAGGCCACAAATCCCTGCTCAACCTGTTCCATAGAGAAAATCCTTGGTTTCTTTCCTGCTTGAAttggacaaagaaaaaaaaaaggataaagaaaATAGGTTTACTTGCGTGATTTTGAACTGAGAAATAAAGGGATTCTTATTGTTCCATAATAATTCCATAAAAGGGATCATTGTGGTCCTGCACCATTCCTAGGCGTCAATGTTCTCAGAGTGGCCCTGTCTTCCACATATGGTGATAATTTACAAGTTATTAGCTCATTTATGAGGTTCCTCCACATCTTATTTGTGCTTAAGGATTTGTGTATTCTGCAGCAAAGAAATTGGCAAAAGCCTGTCCTTCACGCCCAGGTGGAATTAAACTGCACAGAAGATCACAAGAAAGGGGTAGAAGACTGTTTTGTTGCTCTGGATGATTCCTGCACTCAGTTCAAAGAGTTAAGAGTGTATGTAATCTTCTCAAGGTCCATTATTTTACCTATTCCCAGTCTTGTCTGTTGTCATCAGTAATCACCCACCAAAACCCTCCTCTGAGAATTGccaaaaaagaagaattgaTGGATGCCCTTGGCATCCATCTTTCTTTTGGTGGGTGGTTTAATTCTCAAAAGCTACGTGGCTTTCCAGAAGCATTATCCTTTCCCTAACTAGAAGCACCTTTTTCACCAACTCTTTTTTCTTAACAGGTACTTCTTTGAATACTGTCAAGGATATTGCTGAATGAAATGAAGATTCAAGATCACTGATCAATGCTAAAAGAACAAGGTTTCACACAAGCAGCCATGTATTTCTGATTGTTGTTTTGCATGtaaattctaatttctattGCAAAAACAGAAACTTTTTTTACATTCTGATTCATGTGTGAGTAATGACTATGGACATGGAAACTGAATAAAGGTGCAGCACCAACAAGTGCCTTAACCAAAGAACACTCCAACCAAAATCCAAGAATGAACTCAGATTAAATCAACTCAATCATTTAATTGAGCCAGGCTGGTTTTAGGTGCAGAATCAGTCCTTTTTCGTTGTCAAAACCAATTGTACCGGCTGCTGAACCTGGCTGAGTACAGAAAGTCTGGTGAGACAGGAAGGTCAGAAAAAGTGGAGGGCGAAGGAGAGTGAGGAAATAAGAAGAaacagaaaaaggaaatgatCTCCCTTTAAAAGAGATTTATGAGATGTTAATGAAGTGAGTTTGCaataaaattaatcttttttttttaaaaaaaagattcatAATAGTTTTGTTTGTTAAAAAACGAAAATGGGTGAGTGAAGGAACTGAACGTTCTTTCTCATATATGGGGCCAGGAATGCAAAAGGAGAGCTGTCCTTACCTAAAGTGGACAAAAGCTATACAGTCGCAGGTGACAGTTCTGGTGTTTTGGCTTCAATGCCTTTGGAATCAGCAGACTAGATCCATCACAACcagtgatttttattttctctccctcctgtttttttatcctttcttttcATGTGGTCCACACACATCACACAGCTCACATGCAGCCTCACAAAtcccaaaacaaaaagaaggcTTTGTTTTCTACTACCAAAGGGTAATCTTGCAATGCGTTTCCAAAAAACACCCACACAAaacaagggagaaaaaaaagaaggattcTACAACATGGAGAGAAGAGTTTAGAAAAGATCTTTGGGTTGACGAGCCATTGTCACGCCTGCTGAGAAAGGTTCTTGGGTTGGAGTCTTTCTGTCTCTTTCCTCATTTCCTTCCATCTGGCATTATTCTATTCACAAAAACACTCACCCCAAGAAACAAGCTCACCATGAAGGGGAAGTGCGAGGAGACccggatgatgatgatgaaaggCCATTGATGCTATTAGAATCACTGCCTGAAGTGCCAAGAGACCGGGCATCTCTCAGTGAAACCGAACAAGCCTCGGCTGGGAGCTTCTTCATTGGAGTTAATGGAGGAGTGGTTGGTGGCGAGGAAGGGCTGGACTGCGATGGCTGGGCTACCTCATCCTCACCAGAAGAACTTCCCATTTCTAAACGCGAAGGCGATGTGTCCGGGGTTTCAAATGGGGTGTCCACCAGGCTTGGTCGGTTTGCCTCGTTGTCATAAATGGGATTGGATATGTAGATAAAATCCTCTCCACTGCCGCAGACTCCTTCATTACAACTACTGCCACCACCTTGTTGAATTGGTTTGGATGGAGCTGATGGAGCTGATGGAGGCGGTGGAGGTGAAGCTGCAAGAAGACCGATTCTGTGGGGACTGGCGTTTGATTGTGGAGTCTGCACTTCAAGAATTGGTTGAAGCTGAGAATGCTGCTTCTTCATCTCCGCCTTGTCTTCCTCGCTAGACACAGCAGGGAAGAGGAAGCTTCTAGGAGCGCGAAGAACCCCTTGAGAATAGAAACTAGCGAGGGGAGGAGGGGAAGGAAGAGCTGATTGGACTTGGACCTGTGAAGGCTGAGGAGAGCAAGTGTTGGCTGTGAGGATGGAATCGGAGGTGGCGGTGACCAGTGGTCGACGCCTGCGCTGCAAAAGAGAGCAGTAGAGCTCCGCCAACAGCACCAGGACCAGGCCTAACACTATGGCCAGGAGCACTGCCATCAGCAGCGTTGCTCCCATTACCAACTTGGAAGACCCTTTCATCTCTCCCACCGAGTAAAAAGCTTGACTACAATAAATGGGAGGTAGAATGGGGGACGGTAATAAAAGGGAAGGAGGGAGTTTTTTTTGGCGGGAAAGGGGGGTCTTTCAGCTTTTTACAAGGAAAGGACATGGAAAGAGAATCTAGAGAGTAGAGACTCTTGAGAAACATTAAGGGCACTGCTTCGCAGTTTGTGGGAGGTATTCTGACAGTCCATGTTACATTCGTCTTTTTCGGTTTACTTTATTGCCAACTGGCAACTCATTACAATCATCATCACACCGAATGACCAAAGCGACCCTTGTTTTGCCTTGTTTCTAAAGTTACCGTTAGCCGGAGGACCCGAGCGTTACTGTCAGGTAGGAGCAGAGACTGACAAAATCACCCAAGGAAGTGGCATAAACGTTATACTAATAGATGGAATGAATTAAACTGTAACCATCCCCTCATTCAATTATAGCAATGCAACTCTGATGACATAGTAGCAACATCTCAACCTCAACTTCTATATAGTACCTATAAAAAAATCTGTATCATATTGCattgttacaaattttacaaCCAAAGTAGTCtggaaaatcaaatgtaatgGAAACTGAAACCAAAGTGAACCCAAAGTATATTGCAAACAGATCTCCCATGCactgaaaagaaaatgaaatgccTGTTGGGCAAGTCCCTGAAAGGTGATGCCCCAATTACTGGGAATTCAAAGAACTGTGTCACTTGTAGGGTAAACCCAGAAGGAGTTTCTCACCATTAGCGTTTGAAGCATAAGCCTTTGCAAGAGAGCAAGGAACAGACCTGGTTATACAGCAATGGAAATGAAAACAGTGAACATTCTGAGGTTTCACTTGCCCTTACTCTTTACCTCCCTTTCAAGGCTGCAAACCGAGCAGCCAAATCATCATAATCTGGTAGCTTAGGATGCACGTGCCGTGCCTGGTTCAACATATCCGGTTGAAAAGATTTAGTGCGAGCAAATACTTTAGTTGCTTCGGAAGTAGATGTTTGTTCCCTGGGGAGAGAAACTGATCTCGCTGTGGTAGGAACGATCTCTGACTTCACACCAGGACCCTctttgctttcattttctggGGATTCACCCGAGTGATGTGAAGGATGGGCTTTAGATTTCTTCCTCACCTTCCCTGGCTCATAGGCTGTTGGTTTCTTACTATAATGTAACAACAGTCGATCTATTATCCTTTCCTCTTCATCTATCTCATATCGTCCATCATCAAGCACGACTTGCATACCTCGTCTTGAGTGCTCTCTTCTTCTGCTACTTGAATTTCTCTTTACAACTCCTGCACCTTCAATATGGTCACTATCTTCATGACTCAAAGATTTAGAGCGTCTCCTTCTCAATGATCTAGGTCTTGGCAAGGGGTCACCAGTTATATCATCTTGATAATAGTAATCTTTCTCATGACCATGACCCACAGGCCCAACAAATTGCCCCTCATGATCAGAACGATCTGATCCTCCTTGGATCCTCTCAGACCTATTTTTGGCACTGGCTCTGATATGGGTAGAAGGGTCCACGGGGGCTTCAGAATCTTCAAAATTACTAACATCATTGTGGCTGGATGGTGATCTTGAATGTCTCCTCCTGCTTGATCTTGTTTTTGGTATGGGATCACCAGTTAAATCATCTTGATGCTGATAAGATTTGTCATGACGGTTATTCATCCTTGCAGGTCCAGCAACCTGCCGGTCATGGTCATGATGACCATTTTCAGATCCAAAAACCTGCCTCTCATGGTCAAGATGATCTGATCTTATTTGGATCCCGTCTGCTGTATTACTGGCACCAGCTCTGTTATGTGTTGAAGGATCTATGGGAGCACGCTTTGATCCTTTGTTGGCCCCATGTTTGCTAGATTTCGGTGGTTTCACATATGGAGGAGGGATGGCATTGTTATAGTAGGATTTTTCTACCTCTTCAACTTCCCTAATTGATTTCCCAGTATTGTGCTGACCGGTGTTTTTATTACCAGCAAAGGGCACAGCTCTGTCATCACTCTTAATCAGCCGTTCTACATGGGTAGCAGAAGAATTTGATTTTCCATGAGATAAAGTCTCCTGGTTCTCTCTTTTAGAGACAGTATTTTCCCCAATATTATGAAGCTTGTACGCACCATCAATGCCTTCGTGTCGTTTACCATGAGATGAACTACCTGATCTAATTGTTTCAGAGGCAGCATCCTTTCCAATAAACATCTTGTGTCTATCAGCAGTAAGTTCTTGCCTGCCTTGAAATGGAATATCATGGGCTTCCCTGCTATTGAGTGGCTGGTATAAGTTGTTGGTATGATTGCCCTCTCTGTCACTCTGCAATTTGTGCCCTTTATTGGTACCTTCATGCCTTTCCCTAGATGAAGTATCAGATTTATATCTTTTTAGTACTGTGTCCTGGCCATTGGGTAATTTATGTTTATCATCGATCACATTGAAAGACCCAACTTTCTTAGGTTTTTCCTGCAAAAACAGTTGAAGAGTAGCAAAGAAATTAAGGTACAGATTGGATTCAAGAGAGAACACTAACATGGATGGAAACAAAATCtccaaaattatatatatatatatatatagatagatagatagatagagagagagagagaaccatACTGGCACAGATGCAGAGGGCTTAGACATTGTCTGTTCAAAAGTCCTGGAGTCCCACCTAATGGAAAACTCTGATGCTATATTTTGCATTAATTGGATTTTCTGCTCCCTTGTAGGAGGCTTTGAAGTCAAATTCTCAGCAAACTATTATTGAGAAATTAAGTCAGTTATAGAAATAAAGCTAAGGAATTATCAATTTAGTGTTTCATGTGGATCAATCGAGAATCACCTCTTTATTCACAAAATGTTCCACATAATTCCCATATTTCTCTTGAAATATATTCCTGAGGTCACGCAATTCTGGTAAATCAGAAAATCTAGCAGCAGCAAACATTAGGGATGACACAGCCTCCCTGCATTCCTCAGGGCATTCACTGAAAAGGAATTGATGAAGCAAGGAAAATGTCAGTTTCATACTCCTAACGCTTCAATCTGAGGTACAAAGACAAATATCAGTAGAAGATTCATTCAgccaaataaaaaaagggaactTTAGTCCCATGGGGGACTTATAGAAGACCCATGCAAAACTGGAACCCCATTTCATAGACAAAATCCTCTGATTAGAAAAGCAAAACTTTGACTTGGACCCTATCATATGCTGttatttgttttgattataTTACTTTAATTGACCTTATGTCCACTAGATGAGAAGATTTGCAACCAAGCTAGCACCTAAATTGAACATGTGGAACATATATGATGGAATGGGAATCACCCACTTGAGGATACCACCCAGCATACTGTTAATGCAAAAGGCATTGTGATAGGACAAaaccatttattttatgtcccAGACTTGCATTTTCTGGCCACACATCATGTGTGTGGTACCCATAGAGGCCCTTGTACTAATTCAAGATTTTACACCATCACTTAACAATTGCAGAATTCTTCTTAAGCAAGGATAAATATTTTCCATAGAATAAGTATCATACATTCTCACTGTCTTCCAAATAAGTATAAATGAATATTGAAACCCACTAATATACTAAAACACATGAGTGTAAGCAGCTCACATGGTGGGAAGGTAGAAGCATCTGAACCTGTCATTGTTTGACAGACTGCTTCccacaaaatttgaaatagtgCATTATATGtgtaacaagaaaacaaaaaaaaaaaaattgtacacaTAAACATGCCGAAAACAGTGACTTCCACAGAGGAGTACAACAGATCACAGCTAAAAGATTAAATGGAAATGTCACTTAAAGCTATTCACTGTGGCTCTGTGGAGTGTAAGAGATAGTAGATAAAGATGAAGTGGATATATCACTTAAAGGCAATTAACTGAGGTCTTAGAGCCTTTGTTTCTTTAATTGCTTCACTATATGTTAAAATGTTTGGACTTGCATATGCAGAGACATTTATACAGAGAGAAAAATTGGCATTTCAAGAAGGACCTAGCAAGTAATGACATTAAAAAATGCAGAATGGACATGACTAGTTGCTAGCCACATCAATACcaaattagcaaaaaaaaaagaaaaaagcagcAACTACATTGAACCCTAATTGTAAGAGTACAGACAACCATACCTCTGCTTTTGCATGATTGAAAGATGCTTCAGTATACAATCGCAAGATTGCTCAACAAAATCGTAACACCATGAGACCATCAGTTCCTTTAAAAGTCCTTCAACCTGtttttttgtgagaaagaacAATTATTTAAGAACACAGATATGGTTAGCATACATTTTATAGGTGAACCAAAATTGGTGCTACAAACatctttagaaaataaataaagtacaCAAGGTATCAAAGTAAGGTTTGAAAAGTCATTGCATGAATATTATGTACACCTCATTTTGATCTAGAGTAATGATCAACTATTATCTGCAGGgattctttgaattttaaaattttcaccatGGTCTGCTTGCTcaggattaaaaaaatgattttgaatgtGCCAATGTTAGGTAAAATAATGCTAGATACGTAAATCAAATATCTAGTATACAAAGAATTCATCAACAACTCTTAGTACACATCTGAGTGTACATTGAACAAAAGCAGGTCCAGTTAGGGTGCACTCCACCATCCCTATAGACTGAATTACCATGATGTATCCTATATGTGATTTTATATACAAAACTGTTATTGCAAATAGGTCAGCACAACAATGCTAGCTATTCATACAAGTAATAGAGAAAATCTGAAAAAAATGAACCAGAATTTCATGAAATACTAAAACTGACTCCTGGTGGCTccattagttttctttctttccctttttccaAGTGGGCCTATTTTAGATGTAATGCTGGGTGAAGTACAATGGATAAGACCAAGCATGTCCATACAAACTATACAATAAAAGATCTACACGATAAATATAGGGACACCACTAATCAAGGACCTTTGTAGTCATAAAGCATTGATTAGAAGAAAAGTAAACAAATTGCCACAAATgcaaggggaaaaaaacaataGAGACGGATGAGCAAAAAACAAATGATCcacattattgaaaaaaaagggtctaaaaaaacaaatttgaggtCATACATCCAGATTGTATAATCATATCTACAATGTACGAATCACACAACCAGCAGCAAGATACTCCCaatttcaactttcaaataatttaccTTCCATTTGTTTTCCAAGAAAAAGCaggaaaacgaaaaaaaaaaaaaatctaaatcttaTGTTTTACgtcatttccatttttctagaaaagaaaaactggAAAACTAACCAAACTAAGCCAAGTTGCTGAATTAAGCTTAAATGAGAGGAGCTTCTAGTTCTCTCAATTCCTACATAACAAAAGTAAACCccataattcaaattttcaaattattatttatttcccaCATTTTATCAGCAACCGAAcagaataaaattcaaattaatcatACCCAAGATCCAATCCAGAAATGACCAAAAGCGAATGCCCTTGAATCAAACACCAAAgcagtaaagaaaaaaaaacacaaaacacaAAACCAATGAATTACACATAATTAGCATCTCAGAACCACTTTCCTTGctgtttaaacaaaaattgccATAAAACGAAAAATGCCCATAAAATGCAAACCAAACAGCACCTTACCCTTCCAAAAGCATTGATATCGAGACCATTAGCAAGCAGATCGGCGACATCTTTCTTCAGAAACTTCTGCGTCGCGTCCCTCTTCCTCCGTATCACATCGATTCGAGTCCTTGTTCCCTTGATCCACGATTTACTGCACCAGATCAACGCATTTCCTCTCATCAAATccaatcccaacaaaaaaaaaaaaaatagaccacgtgcataaaaaaaaaaaatcgatctCAAAACTCACCATTTCGAAGTGAATCCTCGACCTAATAAGCCGTCCAACATCTTCGACCTCCGACACAGATTCTCGCGATCGATCAATTGAAACGAAAAGCTCAGATGCGTTTCCTCTCCACCTTCTAATCAGATTCTAGAAAGATCGGCCATCCAAGCAGCTCCACCAGCAAGAGAGAGAGCGCACTGAGATGAAGCCAACTAGCAGGGACTATCCGTCGACGCTTTTCAAACAACGTTTACCCGAAAATGACCTTTTTTTAAACTCCTAAGTGGCGAGGACACACGTTAATTACGGTAATAACCTCAACTTTTTCTCGAATCACGAGGTTGGCACCTTGCTCTCCTTTCTCGTCAACGCACCTCGGGGTTGTTTCCGGAAAACTGGTGTATTTTATCCGCCGAATCAGCACCCATCCTCGCCGTCGGATAAAAATACCTTTTGAGGGTCCGTCTTGATGGTGACGTGCGGGCTAAGGTTCAGCCGTTCAGCGAGGTTATCGTGATTGGAGGAGTCTGCTTTGCTGGACCGCAGATTTTAGTTACCGGCAACGGTTCAGGGCTTTTCCCTTTTTGGGTCAGCCTAAAAGTTAAACAGTGAGGGCATTTTAGTATTTTAGACATGGGCACCACGTGGCAGAGCCGTTCGAGCGTTATttccttagaaaatttgaaaaagaagattaatataaaggaaattttgtcgtataattaagaaaaaaaatgttaatttatttaagtgTCGTGTCACAAGATTCCAATGTACTTTTGGaggataagaaagaaaggtaTGTCGTGTATATCCACGTCAGATAAATTAATTCCACATGGAATAAGACTAATCCTTTGAGacaaaaattagataataaattGGTTTTAATAGACTACTGGAATAAGGCCATAAGGGTTGGTTAGAAGGAAAGTTGTCCACATGGCATAGAAGAGATTCCGCGTGTATCCGTTACAAGAGAATACTAACTGTCGTTTTCATAATTCATACGTGTCATAAAATAAGCTGTTTTAAAAGAAGgtttattaaatgataaaagaatttttttttttaattttgaagtaACATTAAGAATGCTAATCAGAACTCTTTTTCATAATGACGTGGAATTCAAACCTTCTAGATATCaaaattcatgtatttttcataaatttaccattaaaatgttttaaatatacatattaaagTTTGAGTGCCCATTACACTCCACATTCATTATTAAgatttatgtaaatttattcTCATCTTCAtgtcaataaaaattaaaataggtgGGGTGATTATGAAAATTTCTCATCCCACCTCATTGctccatataattttttaaaattatacttaaaataaacatattttatatctttttttacagttttttttatattattttatgtgttaaaaataaataatttaaaattaaattattattaatttaagtataaataCATAAGATGGAACAAGGTAATTCCCAAACacaccttaaattttaaaaagaaatagattcttatttatttttatctcaaacacatcttaataaatataaatatgtagaaaTATCCATCTCACCATCACCCATAATTGGTAGTTGAAATGACAAAATTTTTGTTAGAGAATTATTCTCTCTCCATTTTCTcattaaaactttttttcttttttaaatttaaagatataTTGTAAACGGTTGTAAATAGGTAATGAATGACCATATTAAtgtaacaattaattaaagttcataaatgaacttcatttactcatctttaacaTGAGTAAATGGTTCTCATTTGGAAAGTCTATAGAAGGCCTTCAATCCTTGGTACAATGGCATCCTGagaaaaaaagtattttcttattctctttctttcattctctcaactctcaCTTCTCTTCTCTGATTCCTTATTTCCCATTAtacattattatcaaaataatatataattgtCTCTACTTTTATTTGCATTGCATTTATATTCGTTTTACAACACTTTTTCAGTATAGATTGCTTTAAAAATTAGGTCACCTAAGGTCTTTaatgatgcgtcgaataatcgaacactcacatggaCATCCACTAAAAaaccagaagattcttttgcccaatgaat
Proteins encoded in this window:
- the LOC117924629 gene encoding ras-related protein RHN1-like isoform X1; the protein is MARTGNKNIQAKLVLLGDMGTGKTSLVLRFVKGQFYDFQESTIGAAFFTQVLSLNEATIKFDIWDTAGQERYHSLAPMYYRGAAAAVVVYDITSMDSFERAKKWVQELQRQGNPNLLMILVANKADLETKREVENEKGEQYAKENGLLFFETSAKTAQNVNELFYEIAKKLAKACPSRPGGIKLHRRSQERGRRLFCCSG
- the LOC117924629 gene encoding ras-related protein RHN1-like isoform X2 encodes the protein MGTGKTSLVLRFVKGQFYDFQESTIGAAFFTQVLSLNEATIKFDIWDTAGQERYHSLAPMYYRGAAAAVVVYDITSMDSFERAKKWVQELQRQGNPNLLMILVANKADLETKREVENEKGEQYAKENGLLFFETSAKTAQNVNELFYEIAKKLAKACPSRPGGIKLHRRSQERGRRLFCCSG
- the LOC117924628 gene encoding proline-rich receptor-like protein kinase PERK9, with amino-acid sequence MKGSSKLVMGATLLMAVLLAIVLGLVLVLLAELYCSLLQRRRRPLVTATSDSILTANTCSPQPSQVQVQSALPSPPPLASFYSQGVLRAPRSFLFPAVSSEEDKAEMKKQHSQLQPILEVQTPQSNASPHRIGLLAASPPPPPSAPSAPSKPIQQGGGSSCNEGVCGSGEDFIYISNPIYDNEANRPSLVDTPFETPDTSPSRLEMGSSSGEDEVAQPSQSSPSSPPTTPPLTPMKKLPAEACSVSLRDARSLGTSGSDSNSINGLSSSSSGSPRTSPSW
- the LOC117924627 gene encoding uncharacterized protein LOC117924627, which translates into the protein MLDGLLGRGFTSKCKSWIKGTRTRIDVIRRKRDATQKFLKKDVADLLANGLDINAFGRVEGLLKELMVSWCYDFVEQSCDCILKHLSIMQKQSECPEECREAVSSLMFAAARFSDLPELRDLRNIFQEKYGNYVEHFVNKEFAENLTSKPPTREQKIQLMQNIASEFSIRWDSRTFEQTMSKPSASVPEKPKKVGSFNVIDDKHKLPNGQDTVLKRYKSDTSSRERHEGTNKGHKLQSDREGNHTNNLYQPLNSREAHDIPFQGRQELTADRHKMFIGKDAASETIRSGSSSHGKRHEGIDGAYKLHNIGENTVSKRENQETLSHGKSNSSATHVERLIKSDDRAVPFAGNKNTGQHNTGKSIREVEEVEKSYYNNAIPPPYVKPPKSSKHGANKGSKRAPIDPSTHNRAGASNTADGIQIRSDHLDHERQVFGSENGHHDHDRQVAGPARMNNRHDKSYQHQDDLTGDPIPKTRSSRRRHSRSPSSHNDVSNFEDSEAPVDPSTHIRASAKNRSERIQGGSDRSDHEGQFVGPVGHGHEKDYYYQDDITGDPLPRPRSLRRRRSKSLSHEDSDHIEGAGVVKRNSSSRRREHSRRGMQVVLDDGRYEIDEEERIIDRLLLHYSKKPTAYEPGKVRKKSKAHPSHHSGESPENESKEGPGVKSEIVPTTARSVSLPREQTSTSEATKVFARTKSFQPDMLNQARHVHPKLPDYDDLAARFAALKGR